The genomic segment AAAATATGACTTTGAGGTGCCTGCCACTCTCGATAACGATGAGATCGCAGCTATCCTGACCAAAGCAGACGAGCTGGTATCTTGGGCCAATGATGTCAAGGAATATGCTCTGAAGGAAGCTCTGAACGGTACCAAGTTTGAAGGCTTTAAGTTAGTCACCGGTCGTTCCAACAGAAAATACACCGACGAAGCTGCAGTAGCTGATGTCGTTATTGCAGCCGGTAAAGACCCATATGAGAAGAAACTGCTCGGCATTACCGCCATGACAGCACTTCTCGGTAAGAAGACATTTGAAGATATTCTCGGTGGTCTAACCTTTAAGCCGCCTGGAAAACCGGTCCTTGTTACCGCTGATGACAAGAGACCTGAATTCAACTCAGCATTTGAAGATTTTGATAAAAATTAAGGAGGAAATAAATCATGACAAAGACAGTTAATCCGTTGAAAGTAGTTACTGGCCCTGATACCCGTTGGAGCTATGTGAATGCATGGGAGCCTAAATCCATAAATGGTGGCACCCCTAAGTACAGTGTATCTCTCATTATCCCTAAGTCCGACACGAAGACCATCGCTAAGATTAAAGCTGCAATAGAAGCGGCTTACCACGAAGGCGAAGGCAAGCTCAAAGGCAATGGTCGTACAGTACCGCCTCTTGCAACCCTTAAGACTCCTCTTCGCGATGGCGATGTAGAACGTCCTGATGATCCCACTTACGCAAACGCCTACTTTATGAATGCCAACAACAGTTCTGCACCTGGCATCGTAGATGCAGACCGTCAGCCTATCATCGAGCGCTCTGAGATTTATTCCGGTGTTTACGGTCGTGCCAGTGTAAATTTCTACGCATTCAACACCAATGGAAATAAGGGTATCGCTTGTTCCCTTAATAACCTTCAGAAAATCCGTGATGGTGAACATCTTGGCGGTAAGTCAAACGCTGAGGATGACTTCGCTACTGAGGATGATGAAGACTTCCTTTCCTAAATGG from the Pelotomaculum isophthalicicum JI genome contains:
- a CDS encoding DUF2815 family protein, which codes for MTKTVNPLKVVTGPDTRWSYVNAWEPKSINGGTPKYSVSLIIPKSDTKTIAKIKAAIEAAYHEGEGKLKGNGRTVPPLATLKTPLRDGDVERPDDPTYANAYFMNANNSSAPGIVDADRQPIIERSEIYSGVYGRASVNFYAFNTNGNKGIACSLNNLQKIRDGEHLGGKSNAEDDFATEDDEDFLS